From a region of the Arachis ipaensis cultivar K30076 chromosome B09, Araip1.1, whole genome shotgun sequence genome:
- the LOC107615618 gene encoding uncharacterized protein LOC107615618, with translation MSTLAPPFQLLELNIISGQDLAPVVKNMKAYAVAWIHPDRKLTTQIDPDGDNNPMWNEKFVFRVDDDFLNAEDSVIMIEIYASAWLRDVLIGTVGILVSNLLPPSTRLNRKSSKVRFVALQVRRPSGRPQGILNIGVNLVDAAMRSMPMYSELSASVVEEWDLMDPKKENNKPSQTPRSDNSGGYDFKLYPLQRCQSEKNDSTINDYAYTPGKQSRYYEDEHGMGSEIGIPLTKNGKIVNANGSLCSDVGPSPSVVAAAIAKGLYPVPLPVPRATPANPLILDWPGKDGEMGMTKNNMIDRWRSEPDMTPVYDHLGQHPKRGKAMSVKGKNQRRHNANNGMFSCFGTALGCEFSITCGGGNRKQKRVGGGKGHHNNTAPSEMTYDEISYI, from the coding sequence ATGTCTACGCTTGCGCCCCCATTCCAGCTTCTAGAACTCAACATCATCTCCGGACAAGACCTTGCGCCAGTTGTCAAGAACATGAAAGCCTACGCGGTTGCATGGATTCACCCTGATCGCAAGCTAACCACCCAAATCGACCCCGACGGCGACAACAACCCAATGTGGAACGAGAAATTCGTCTTCCGCGTCGACGACGACTTCCTCAATGCCGAGGACTCCGTCATCATGATCGAGATCTACGCCTCCGCTTGGCTACGCGATGTCCTCATCGGAACCGTCGGCATCCTCGTCAGCAACCTCTTGCCACCTTCCACGCGCCTCAACCGTAAATCCTCCAAGGTTCGGTTCGTGGCGCTTCAAGTCCGACGACCCTCGGGTCGTCCTCAAGGGATCCTTAACATCGGCGTCAATCTTGTTGACGCTGCAATGAGAAGTATGCCGATGTATTCGGAGCTTAGCGCCTCCGTGGTTGAGGAGTGGGATTTGATGGATCCGAAGAAGGAAAATAACAAGCCCAGTCAAACTCCTCGAAGCGATAACAGCGGTGGGTATGATTTCAAGTTGTACCCATTACAACGTTGCCAGAGCGAGAAGAATGATTCTACCATTAACGATTATGCGTATACGCCTGGTAAACAGAGCCGTTATTATGAAGATGAGCATGGGATGGGATCTGAAATCGGGATTCCACTTACAAAGAACGGAAAGATTGTGAATGCAAATGGATCTTTGTGTTCTGATGTTGGACCGTCGCCGTCCGTTGTGGCAGCAGCAATAGCTAAAGGATTGTACCCTGTGCCATTACCGGTGCCAAGGGCGACGCCGGCCAACCCATTGATTCTTGATTGGCCGGGGAAGGATGGTGAGATGGGGATGACGAAGAATAATATGATCGATAGGTGGCGGTCTGAACCGGATATGACGCCGGTATACGACCACCTCGGACAGCATCCTAAGAGGGGGAAGGCAATGAGTGTAAAGGGTAAGAACCAGAGAAGGCACAATGCTAACAATGGCATGTTTTCTTGCTTCGGCACCGCGTTGGGGTGCGAGTTTTCGATTACTTGCGGCGGGGGTAATCGGAAGCAGAAGAGGGTTGGAGGTGGCAAGGGTCATCATAATAATACTGCTCCATCTGAGATGACCTATGATGAAATATCATATATTTGA